The Alcaligenes aquatilis genome contains the following window.
TTCATTTCTTCAAATAGGTATGGAGCAATTGAGATCTGCTTCTGATGAGCTGCTTTTCCTACGAAGTATTTTATATCTCGGCTGTCTTCCATTTTTCCTTGTACCCGCCCAATTTGATGGACTAGCATATTGCGACCGTCTACGCTAAGCCATTGGTGAAATCTCGCCCGTCTCTTACCGTCCGAAGTAATATTCAGTTCGTTCAACTTACTTTTCAAAAATCCGTACTCAAGAGGCTCGTAGATGTATTTGTTGATAAATTTCCCGTAGTACTGCGGCCTTGATCTAGATGTGGTAGGTTGATTACCGTACAGCCTGTCCAGTTCAGCGAAAAACGAATCAGGAAAGGTATGAACCCACTTTTGAAGTCCTTCCGCCAGATACTTGGAAAGCAGAAGACGCAGAGCGTCGTGCTTACGGTCTTTCTGAAATCCTGTAGCCTCGTCAATCAGAGCGTCTATACCCACTTCGGCTAAAGCGCTTAAGAGTATTTCTGACTGGATCGCAAGTTTCTTCTGTGGTTCCGTTAAGATGTCATCCCCTGCACGTCGCGCTGCTAAATAAACCTCACACATCTTTGGAAGTAGCCCGGCTGAGTACCCGGTTTTTTCCTGCCTTCCATCAACGTATCGAATTACTTTGGTCCGGTCTAAAACCTCTTGATTTATAAAAGGTTCTAGGTTTTTTGCGGCAATAAAAGGGGGGATTTTGGTCCCATCTATCTCAAGTCGGGAATTCGCCCCTTTTCGCGGCCTCCCAAAAGCCTTAAAGATCGAGGCTGCTGATAGCACGCGTGTCTCATTCTCTAGCACAGCGCACTCTAATTCAACGTCTCCAATAGGAAGCAGCCCAGGATATACCGCTTTGGGCAAAGATTGAGATGTCCTCTGCTCTGTTCTCTCGGTGGGCTCGTTGTTGGTTGATTGCTTCAGGTTGTTGACAGATGGATTCGCCAGACCAATATCTGAAAACAGTTGCTCTGAGATACTAGTACTTAATGGGTTAATGCTGATTAGATCCTCGGGCTTTAACGCAAGGCCGTACTGCTGAGCTAATTCCATTAGTTTAAGGTGCCATTTCACTGGAATGGTCCCGGACTTGGCCCAATACGCTGCTGTGCTTTGAGCTATTCCCAAGAGTTGAGCTAGCGCAGACTGGCCGCCGAATAGATTGATGACTTCGCGTGCGTGCATGATCTTCTCCTAGGGGTTTTGAGATATTTACAGTCAGTTATTAATGGATTTTATTTTTTAGTCAGCTTTATTTGTCGCTTCTGTCCGCCTCTTGTCTTCCATGTTTTCACATGTGAGGCTAAATCTAAGTGTTTCGTGGTTAAAAAATAAGGAGCCAAATGGCTCCTTGTCTCTTCCTGC
Protein-coding sequences here:
- a CDS encoding P63C domain-containing protein, whose protein sequence is MHAREVINLFGGQSALAQLLGIAQSTAAYWAKSGTIPVKWHLKLMELAQQYGLALKPEDLISINPLSTSISEQLFSDIGLANPSVNNLKQSTNNEPTERTEQRTSQSLPKAVYPGLLPIGDVELECAVLENETRVLSAASIFKAFGRPRKGANSRLEIDGTKIPPFIAAKNLEPFINQEVLDRTKVIRYVDGRQEKTGYSAGLLPKMCEVYLAARRAGDDILTEPQKKLAIQSEILLSALAEVGIDALIDEATGFQKDRKHDALRLLLSKYLAEGLQKWVHTFPDSFFAELDRLYGNQPTTSRSRPQYYGKFINKYIYEPLEYGFLKSKLNELNITSDGKRRARFHQWLSVDGRNMLVHQIGRVQGKMEDSRDIKYFVGKAAHQKQISIAPYLFEEMNHTD